From the genome of Populus alba chromosome 10, ASM523922v2, whole genome shotgun sequence, one region includes:
- the LOC118061611 gene encoding leucine-rich repeat extensin-like protein 6 has protein sequence MKNPYLTLAFLGILGLIVFFPKPSFQLSVDLDLPVIPNPRLLKAYIALQAWKHAITSDPKNFTSNWCGPNVCNYTGVYCAPAPDDRDTLTVAGIDLNHANIAGSLPEDLGLLTDLALFHINSNRFCGSIPGSFCKLNLLYELDVSNNQFSGEFPSVVLSLPSLKFLDIRFNEFQGKIPSKLFDINLDALFINNNKFQSSLPTNLGKSPVSVIVLANNNFNSCFPSSLTKMAGTLDEIILTNMGLTGCLPSDIGLMNQLTVFDVSSNKLVGSLPESIGDMKRLEQLNVAHNMLYGDIPRSICLLPRLENFTYSYNYFCGEPPACLKLQAKDDTENCIPYRPSQRSPQECKSFYAFPPSCSASGCSPPPPPPPPPPPPPPPPPPPPPPPPPPPPPPPPPPPPPPPPPPPPPPPPPPPPPPHKFYYP, from the coding sequence ATGAAGAACCCATATCTCACTCTAGCCTTCTTGGGCATCCTCGGTCTCATAGTATTCTTCCCTAAACCCTCTTTTCAACTCTCTGTAGATCTAGATCTTCCGGTCATCCCAAACCCTAGACTCCTGAAGGCTTACATAGCTCTCCAGGCCTGGAAGCATGCAATCACCTCCGACCCCAAAAACTTTACCTCAAATTGGTGTGGCCCAAATGTTTGCAACTACACAGGAGTCTATTGTGCACCGGCCCCCGATGACCGTGACACCTTAACAGTTGCTGGTATAGACCTAAACCATGCAAACATAGCTGGTTCTTTGCCAGAAGACCTTGGCCTCCTCACTGACCTAGCTCTCTTCCACATAAACTCCAACCGCTTCTGCGGCTCCATCCCTGGTAGCTTTTGCAAACTCAATCTCCTTTATGAGCTTGACGTTAGCAACAACCAATTTAGTGGTGAATTTCCTTCTGTTGTTCTTTCCCTGCCTTCACTCAAATTTCTTGATATAAGATTCAATGAGTTTCAAGGCAAGATCCCTTCTAAACTTTTTGATATAAATCTTGATGCACTTTTcattaacaacaacaaattcCAATCATCCCTACCTACAAACCTAGGCAAGTCTCCAGTTTCGGTCATTGTATTGGCAAACAACAATTTTAATAGTTGCTTCCCTTCAAGTTTGACAAAAATGGCAGGGACACTTGACGAGATAATCCTGACGAACATGGGATTGACTGGTTGTTTGCCATCAGATATCGGGTTGATGAACCAATTGACAGTTTTCGATGTAAGCTCCAACAAGCTTGTGGGTTCACTGCCAGAGTCTATAGGAGACATGAAAAGGTTGGAGCAGCTGAACGTGGCACACAACATGCTTTATGGTGACATTCCACGAAGCATATGCTTATTGCCTAGGTTGGAGAATTTCACATACTCCTACAATTACTTCTGTGGTGAGCCACCAGCGTGCCTCAAGCTACAAGCCAAAGATGATACGGAGAACTGCATACCCTATAGGCCTTCGCAGCGATCACCTCAGGAATGCAAGTCCTTCTATGCTTTTCCTCCCAGCTGCAGTGCCTCCGGGTGctcaccacctcctcctccaccaccaccaccacctccaccgcctcctccaccgcctcctcctcctccaccaccaccaccgcctcctccgcctcctcctcctcctcctcctcctcctccacccccACCTCCTCCACCCCCGCCCCCTCCACCCCCGCCTCCGCCAccacataaattttattatccTTGA
- the LOC118061612 gene encoding uncharacterized protein isoform X1: MAEAKKGSATTGSKESNVKEEISLKDKGNEFFKAGNYLKAAALYTQAIKLDPSNPTLYSNRAAAFLQLVKLNKALADAETTIKLNPQWEKGYFRKGCVLEGMERYDDALATFQIALQHNPQSTEVSRKIKRISQLARDKKRAQEVQSMRSNVDMAKHLETLKSEMFEKLGSEECFKDMFSFLVETMETAVKSCHEASKVDPRVYFLLDKEKTQTDKYAPVVNIDKAFESPHTHSNCFSFLRQYADDSFSKAACLVVPKNIISYPQVWKGQGSRKWKYGQHDGFFVQYESHFMRKIWFIASTNEKGQTLCRDPEVLDIGAHEVLPRLFKEKLPNP, encoded by the exons ATGGCTGAAGCAAAGAAAGGATCAGCTACGACAGGGTCCAAAGAAAGCAATGTCAAGGAGGAGATATCATTGAAAGACAAAGGCAATGAATTCTTTAAGGCAGGGAACTATCTCAAAGCTGCTGCTCTTTACACTCAGGCTATTAAGCTTGACCCTTCAAATCCCACTCtttatag CAACCGTGCTGCAGCATTTTTGCAATTGGTCAAGCTTAATAAAGCACTTGCTGATGCTGAGACAACTATCAAATTGAACCCTCAATGGGAAAAG GGATATTTCAGGAAAGGGTGTGTATTGGAGGGCATGGAACGGTATGATGAT GCATTGGCTACTTTCCAAATAGCTTTACAACACAATCCACAGAGCACTGAAGTATCAAGAAAGATCAAGAGGATATCCCAGTTGGCCAGAGACAAAAAACGAGCTCAAGAGGTGCAGAGCATGAGATCCAATGTTGACATGGCAAAACACTTGGAAACATTGAAATCTGAAATG TTTGAAAAGCTTGGATCCGAAGAATGTTTTAAAGACATGTTCTCATTTCTTGTTGAGACCATGGAGACAGCTGTAAAATCATGTCATGAAGCTTCTAAAGTGGATCCTAGAGTCTACTTTCTTCTTGACAAGGAAAAGACACAAACTGATAAATATGCTCCAGTTGTTAATATTGACAAG GCCTTTGAATCGCCCCATACACACAGCAATTGTTTCTCATTTCTAAGGCAGTATGCGGATGATTCTTTCTCCAAGGCAGCTTGCTTAGTGGTGCCAAAAAATATCATATCCTACCCACAG GTTTGGAAAGGTCAAGGATCAAGAAAGTGGAAGTATGGGCAGCATGATGGTTTCTTTGTTCAATATGAGTCACATTTCATGCGAAAAATATGGTTTATTGCTAGCACCAATGAAAAGGGGCAAACACTTTGCAG GGATCCAGAGGTTCTAGATATTGGTGCTCATGAAGTGCTTCCACGTCTATTCAAAGAAAAGCTGCCCAATCCTTAA
- the LOC118061614 gene encoding sulfate transporter 3.1 produces the protein MGNDYYYECPHPVAIPPAKPFIESVKSGIKETLFPDDPFRQFKNQPASRKFILGLQYFVPVLEWAPRYTFEFFKADLLAGITIASLAVPQGISYASLANLPPIIGLYSSFVPPLVYAMLGSSKDLAVGTVAVASLLISSMLGKEVHPNENPKLYVQLAFTATFFAGVFQAALGFLRLGFIVDFLSQAAIVGFMGGAATVVCLQQLKGILGLVRFTHETDLVSVMRSVFSQAHQWRWESGVLGCCFLFFLILTRYASKRKPGFFWISAMAPLTSVIVGSVLVYLTHAEQNGVQVIGHLKKGLNPPSVSELAFGSPYLMTAIKTGIITGVIVLAEGVAVGRSFAMFKNYHIDGNKEMIAFGMMNIAGSCTSCYLTTGPFSRTAVNFNAGCRTAVSNIVMATAVMITLLFLTPLFHYTPLVVLSSIIISAMLGLIDYEAAISLWKVDKCDFIVCMSAYIGVVFCSVEIGLVIAVAISLLRMLMSVARPRTFLLGNIPNSMIYRSIDQYPIANTVPGVLILQIDAPVYFANANYLRERISRWINEEEEKVKSTGGSSLQYVILDLSAVGSIDTSGISMLEEVKKNIDRRDLKLVLANPRSEVIKKLEKSNFMESIGQEWIYLTVGEAVAGCNFMLHRSKSNNPATDKDELDAHDNV, from the exons ATGGGTAATGATTACTACTATGAATGCCCGCATCCCGTGGCAATTCCTCCAGCAAAACCATTCATTGAGTCAGTAAAATCAGGTATCAAGGAGACTCTTTTCCCTGATGACCCTTTTAGGCAATTCAAGAACCAGCCAGCGTCTAGGAAATTCATTTTGGGATTGCAGTACTTTGTACCTGTCCTGGAATGGGCTCCTCGTTACACCTTCGAGTTCTTCAAAGCTGATCTATTAGCCGGAATTACTATTGCCAGTCTAGCAGTTCCTCAAGGGATAAGTTATGCAAGTCTTGCTAACTTACCTCCAATCATTGGACTGT ATTCAAGCTTTGTGCCACCTTTGGTGTATGCCATGTTGGGGAGTTCAAAAGATTTGGCCGTGGGTACAGTAGCTGTGGCCTCACTTCTCATATCTTCCATGTTAGGGAAGGAGGTTCACCCTAATGAGAACCCTAAGCTCTATGTTCAGTTAGCTTTCACAGCTACCTTTTTTGCTGGAGTTTTCCAAGCTGCTCTTGGATTTTTAAG GCTTGGGTTTATTGTGGACTTTTTGTCCCAAGCAGCAATAGTGGGTTTCATGGGGGGGGCTGCCACGGTTGTTTGCCTTCAGCAACTTAAAGGGATCCTTGGGTTAGTTCGTTTCACTCATGAGACTGATCTTGTATCGGTTATGCGTTCAGTCTTTAGCCAAGCACACCAG TGGAGATGGGAAAGTGGTGTCTTGGGCtgttgttttctcttcttcctcatTCTCACAAGATACGCT AGCAAGAGAAAGCCAGGCTTCTTTTGGATAAGTGCGATGGCACCCCTGACATCTGTTATCGTCGGTAGTGTTCTTGTTTATTTGACCCACGCTGAGCAAAACGGAGTTCAAGTG ATCGGGCACCTGAAGAAGGGATTGAATCCGCCATCTGTGTCTGAGTTGGCTTTTGGGTCTCCATATCTGATGACAGCTATTAAAACTGGAATCATAACTGGTGTCATAGTTCTTGCT GAAGGGGTTGCTGTTGGGAGGAGCTTTGCCATGTTCAAGAATTATCATATTGATGGAAACAAAGAGATGATTGCTTTTGGGATGATGAATATTGCAGGCTCTTGCACCTCCTGTTATCTGACCACAG GGCCATTTTCGCGAACTGCGGTGAATTTCAATGCAGGATGCAGAACTGCAGTCTCTAACATAGTCATGGCAACAGCTGTGATGATCACGTTGCTATTTCTAACACCTTTGTTCCATTATACCCCCCTAGTGGTTCTCTCCTCCATTATCATTTCTGCAATGCTCGGCCTAATTGATTATGAAGCTGCAATTAGCCTCTGGAAAGTCGACAAGTGTGACTTCATCGTTTGCATGAGTGCATACATTGGTGTTGTCTTTTGCAGTGTGGAAATTGGCTTGGTCATTGCT GTCGCCATTTCTTTGCTAAGGATGCTCATGTCTGTAGCAAGGCCAAGGACTTTTCTTTTAGGCAACATTCCCAACTCCATGATTTACAGAAGCATAGACCAATACCCAATTGCAAACACTGTTCCTGGAGTTCTCATTCTCCAGATTGATGCACCGGTCTACTTTGCCAACGCAAACTACTTGAGAGAAAG GATATCAAGATGGATAAATGAGGaggaagaaaaggtaaaatcCACAGGAGGATCAAGCTTACAGTATGTGATACTAGATCTGAGTG CTGTCGGCAGCATAGATACAAGTGGGATCAGTATGCTTGAAgaagtaaagaaaaacattGATAGAAGAGATCTCAAG CTCGTACTGGCGAACCCAAGAAGTGAGGTGATTAAGAAGCTAGAGAAGTCAAATTTCATGGAAAGCATTGGTCAGGAATGGATCTATCTTACAGTAGGAGAGGCTGTGGCAGGATGCAATTTTATGCTACATAGAAGTAAATCAAATAATCCTGCCACAGACAAAGACGAGCTTGACGCCCACGATAATGTCTGA
- the LOC118061612 gene encoding uncharacterized protein isoform X2, which yields MNSLRQGTISKLLLFTLRLLSLTLQIPLFIAFLQLVKLNKALADAETTIKLNPQWEKGYFRKGCVLEGMERYDDALATFQIALQHNPQSTEVSRKIKRISQLARDKKRAQEVQSMRSNVDMAKHLETLKSEMFEKLGSEECFKDMFSFLVETMETAVKSCHEASKVDPRVYFLLDKEKTQTDKYAPVVNIDKAFESPHTHSNCFSFLRQYADDSFSKAACLVVPKNIISYPQVWKGQGSRKWKYGQHDGFFVQYESHFMRKIWFIASTNEKGQTLCRDPEVLDIGAHEVLPRLFKEKLPNP from the exons ATGAATTCTTTAAGGCAGGGAACTATCTCAAAGCTGCTGCTCTTTACACTCAGGCTATTAAGCTTGACCCTTCAAATCCCACTCtttatag CATTTTTGCAATTGGTCAAGCTTAATAAAGCACTTGCTGATGCTGAGACAACTATCAAATTGAACCCTCAATGGGAAAAG GGATATTTCAGGAAAGGGTGTGTATTGGAGGGCATGGAACGGTATGATGAT GCATTGGCTACTTTCCAAATAGCTTTACAACACAATCCACAGAGCACTGAAGTATCAAGAAAGATCAAGAGGATATCCCAGTTGGCCAGAGACAAAAAACGAGCTCAAGAGGTGCAGAGCATGAGATCCAATGTTGACATGGCAAAACACTTGGAAACATTGAAATCTGAAATG TTTGAAAAGCTTGGATCCGAAGAATGTTTTAAAGACATGTTCTCATTTCTTGTTGAGACCATGGAGACAGCTGTAAAATCATGTCATGAAGCTTCTAAAGTGGATCCTAGAGTCTACTTTCTTCTTGACAAGGAAAAGACACAAACTGATAAATATGCTCCAGTTGTTAATATTGACAAG GCCTTTGAATCGCCCCATACACACAGCAATTGTTTCTCATTTCTAAGGCAGTATGCGGATGATTCTTTCTCCAAGGCAGCTTGCTTAGTGGTGCCAAAAAATATCATATCCTACCCACAG GTTTGGAAAGGTCAAGGATCAAGAAAGTGGAAGTATGGGCAGCATGATGGTTTCTTTGTTCAATATGAGTCACATTTCATGCGAAAAATATGGTTTATTGCTAGCACCAATGAAAAGGGGCAAACACTTTGCAG GGATCCAGAGGTTCTAGATATTGGTGCTCATGAAGTGCTTCCACGTCTATTCAAAGAAAAGCTGCCCAATCCTTAA